A part of Candidatus Delongbacteria bacterium genomic DNA contains:
- a CDS encoding aminotransferase class I/II-fold pyridoxal phosphate-dependent enzyme: MAIKPAHRTEKITYAVRDIVLIADQARAAGKELLYLNIGDPNIYDFRTPDHLIEATAEAMRQNHNGYSHSSGIEEARDAIRRDALGKGVKAIRDIFVTTGASEAIEIALSALVDQGDNVLVPAPGYPLYTALLAKLEAEQRSYLLDEDHGWQPDLADIEARIDSRTRALVLINPNNPTGSVCDRETLLGVLDLCRRHNLVLFSDEIYDRLLFHGQQHLPSASLTDDVCVLTFSGLSKNFVAPGFRIGWCIVSGPEEHCRDYLDAMLKLTRARLSANHPAQYAIAPALDGDKSHLENIIQILERRADLTDRVLNQIPGIRCVRPGAAFYAFPSLDIRSDDESFVKALIRETGVVVVHGGGFGQKPGTRHFRLVTLPDDRILERAYQRIGDFLADWTRAEA, from the coding sequence ATGGCCATCAAGCCGGCTCACCGAACCGAGAAGATCACCTATGCCGTTCGCGACATCGTCCTGATCGCCGATCAGGCACGGGCCGCCGGCAAGGAGCTTCTATACCTCAATATTGGCGATCCCAACATCTACGATTTCCGCACTCCCGACCACCTGATCGAGGCCACGGCGGAAGCCATGCGCCAGAATCACAATGGCTACAGTCACAGTTCGGGAATCGAGGAAGCCCGCGATGCGATCCGCCGCGACGCCCTGGGCAAAGGCGTGAAGGCCATTCGCGACATCTTCGTGACCACGGGCGCGTCGGAAGCCATCGAAATCGCGCTGTCCGCGCTGGTGGACCAGGGCGACAATGTGCTGGTGCCGGCTCCGGGTTATCCGCTCTACACCGCGCTGCTGGCCAAGCTGGAAGCGGAGCAGCGCTCCTACCTGCTGGATGAGGATCATGGCTGGCAGCCGGATCTGGCGGACATCGAAGCCCGCATCGACAGCCGGACCCGCGCCCTCGTCCTGATCAACCCCAACAATCCCACCGGCTCGGTATGCGACAGGGAAACGCTTCTGGGTGTACTGGACCTGTGCCGGCGCCACAATCTGGTCCTCTTTTCCGACGAGATCTACGACCGCCTGCTGTTTCACGGACAGCAGCACCTGCCCAGTGCCTCGCTGACCGACGATGTCTGCGTGCTGACCTTCAGCGGACTGTCGAAGAACTTCGTGGCACCCGGTTTCCGGATTGGCTGGTGCATCGTTTCCGGTCCGGAAGAGCATTGCCGGGACTATCTGGACGCCATGCTCAAGCTGACCCGGGCCCGGCTCTCGGCCAACCATCCGGCCCAGTACGCCATTGCACCGGCCCTGGATGGCGACAAAAGTCATCTGGAGAACATCATCCAGATCCTCGAGCGGCGTGCCGACCTGACCGATCGGGTGCTGAACCAGATTCCCGGCATTCGCTGCGTTCGGCCCGGGGCCGCATTCTACGCCTTCCCCAGCCTGGATATCCGTTCCGATGATGAAAGCTTCGTCAAGGCCCTGATCCGTGAGACCGGAGTCGTGGTCGTGCACGGCGGTGGTTTCGGCCAGAAGCCGGGAACACGGCATTTCCGCCTGGTGACCTTGCCTGACGACCGGATCCTCGAACGGGCCTACCAGCGCATCGGCGATTTCCTGGCCGATTGGACACGTGCCGAAGCCTGA
- a CDS encoding T9SS type A sorting domain-containing protein, producing MKRLPIILLTTVLFAGIALADSCRKSDIPQFDLASRSIDCNNATPLAAGVYSIGSGEAYFFSWTGTGTGLELNTCSELTDFDTDLRIFDDCSDPAQNFYRDGLGSCGWATYLTCEDYTFVSGQSYLIVISGFNTSEYGLFELIVGEPCPAPPAPPVNDNLADALEILVDGDCLSGSTLLASNDNLPPLYQHACYSGYYSSTSTGSAVDVWYWFESTGGCYTVSLCGSGYDTVLALYDGNGTPIATDDDECGLQSEITSYAAGCWLPAGPILVAVDGYGSAKGDFTLCVSACTPSDTQDMPVAFELGKAFPNPFNPSTTINFVMGQTARANLTVYNMAGQAVATLVNGVVSAGARSVVFDASELTSGVYFYTLNVAGRSMTEKMVLVK from the coding sequence ATGAAGCGTCTGCCCATCATTCTGTTGACCACGGTGTTGTTCGCTGGCATTGCGCTGGCCGATTCCTGCCGCAAGAGTGACATCCCGCAGTTTGATCTTGCCTCGCGCTCGATCGACTGCAACAATGCCACGCCCCTGGCCGCCGGAGTGTACTCGATCGGGTCCGGCGAGGCCTACTTCTTCTCCTGGACGGGCACAGGCACCGGACTGGAGCTGAATACATGCAGCGAGCTGACGGACTTCGACACCGACCTGAGGATTTTTGACGATTGCAGCGACCCCGCCCAGAACTTCTACCGCGACGGGCTGGGCTCCTGCGGATGGGCCACCTATCTCACCTGCGAGGATTACACCTTCGTGAGTGGCCAGTCCTACCTGATCGTGATCAGCGGCTTCAATACATCGGAGTATGGGCTGTTCGAACTGATTGTCGGCGAGCCTTGCCCGGCTCCTCCGGCACCTCCGGTCAACGACAATCTGGCCGATGCGCTTGAAATCCTGGTGGATGGCGACTGCCTCAGTGGCAGCACGCTGCTGGCCAGCAACGACAACTTGCCACCACTCTACCAGCATGCCTGCTATTCAGGGTACTACAGCAGCACCTCCACCGGCTCCGCCGTGGATGTGTGGTACTGGTTCGAGTCCACCGGTGGCTGCTACACCGTGAGCCTTTGCGGTTCCGGCTATGACACCGTGCTGGCCCTGTACGACGGCAACGGAACCCCCATCGCCACCGACGACGATGAGTGCGGTCTGCAGTCCGAGATCACCAGCTATGCCGCCGGTTGCTGGCTGCCCGCCGGTCCGATCCTGGTGGCCGTGGACGGGTATGGTTCCGCCAAGGGCGACTTCACCCTCTGCGTTAGCGCCTGCACCCCGTCCGACACCCAGGACATGCCCGTCGCCTTCGAGCTGGGCAAGGCCTTCCCGAACCCCTTCAACCCCAGCACCACGATCAACTTCGTGATGGGCCAGACCGCCCGGGCCAACCTGACCGTGTACAACATGGCCGGCCAGGCCGTGGCCACCCTGGTGAATGGTGTGGTGAGTGCCGGTGCCCGGAGCGTGGTGTTTGACGCCAGCGAGCTGACCAGCGGTGTGTACTTCTACACCCTGAATGTCGCCGGCCGGAGCATGACCGAGAAGATGGTTCTGGTGAAGTAA
- a CDS encoding T9SS type A sorting domain-containing protein: protein MKNALTTLVVCGIVAGAAMADSSRKTEIQTFDWSSRTTDCSAATPLASGTYSIAAGEDFFFSYTGTGAGIAFDTCDPLTEFDTDVRVFDACGGTQLFYKDGPSGPCGWQTNMTCNDMIFADGVEYIIVIHGFGHGSGEFGLFNLTMGAACDPPAGPPANDDMADAEEITVDGACISGNTTLATNDNLPPLFQHACYTGYYSATSSGASTDVWYWFESTGGCYTVSLCGSTYDTVLALYDGSGTPIATDDDECSLQSEITSYAAGCWLPAGPILVAVDGYGSSKGDFTLCVSSCTPSDTQDMPVAFELGKAFPNPFNPSTTINFVMGQTAEANLTVYNMAGQAVATLVNGVVSAGAQSVVFDASELTSGVYFYTLNVAGQSMTEKMVLVK, encoded by the coding sequence ATGAAGAATGCCCTGACGACTCTTGTGGTCTGCGGAATCGTGGCCGGTGCCGCGATGGCCGATTCCAGCCGCAAAACCGAGATCCAGACCTTCGACTGGTCCAGCCGTACCACCGATTGCAGTGCCGCCACGCCGCTGGCATCCGGCACGTACTCCATCGCCGCGGGCGAGGATTTCTTCTTCTCCTACACCGGTACCGGTGCTGGCATTGCCTTCGACACCTGCGATCCCCTGACCGAGTTCGACACCGATGTGCGCGTCTTCGACGCTTGCGGAGGAACCCAGTTGTTCTACAAGGACGGCCCCAGCGGCCCCTGTGGCTGGCAGACTAACATGACCTGCAACGACATGATCTTCGCGGACGGTGTCGAGTACATCATCGTGATCCATGGCTTCGGCCACGGTTCAGGCGAGTTCGGACTCTTCAACCTGACCATGGGCGCGGCCTGTGATCCGCCCGCTGGCCCCCCGGCCAATGATGACATGGCCGATGCCGAAGAAATCACCGTTGATGGTGCCTGCATCAGCGGCAACACTACCCTGGCCACCAACGACAACCTGCCGCCCCTGTTCCAGCACGCCTGCTACACCGGTTACTACAGCGCCACCTCGTCGGGCGCTTCCACGGACGTGTGGTACTGGTTCGAGTCCACCGGCGGCTGCTACACCGTCAGCCTCTGCGGGTCCACCTATGACACCGTGCTGGCCCTGTACGACGGCAGCGGAACCCCCATCGCCACCGACGACGATGAGTGCAGTCTGCAGTCCGAGATCACCAGCTATGCCGCCGGTTGCTGGCTGCCCGCCGGTCCGATCCTGGTGGCCGTGGACGGCTATGGTTCCTCCAAGGGCGACTTCACCCTCTGCGTGAGCTCCTGCACCCCGTCCGACACCCAGGACATGCCCGTCGCCTTCGAGCTGGGCAAGGCCTTCCCGAACCCCTTCAACCCCAGCACCACGATCAACTTCGTGATGGGCCAGACCGCCGAGGCCAACCTGACCGTGTACAACATGGCCGGCCAGGCCGTGGCCACCCTGGTGAATGGTGTGGTGAGTGCCGGTGCCCAGAGTGTGGTGTTCGACGCCAGCGAGCTGACCAGCGGTGTGTACTTCTACACCCTGAATGTCGCCGGCCAGAGCATGACCGAGAAGATGGTTCTGGTGAAGTAA